The nucleotide window cagctgagggttttttttcagggtgatgaaaatgttctgatggCAGTGATAGTTGCAAAACCCTATAAATATACTCAGCGACAACAACACATGTTAAATGGGTCAACTGTATGGTAGGTGtatttatagctcaataaagcttttaaaaagagtCAATGGCAGGACctagataattttcttaattctcGCTTTTGGCTGTATATACATCATCTGAgtatttccatgcatttttaatatataaatattaaaaatataaatattttctaatatttataaataaatatgttaaaaataaatacattaaaggaaaagaaaatgaaggaaatgccTCAGTTCTACTAGTCGTAACCTTTCTTTACAAGTTTTCCTGAAATCAGTACAGAGTGTATATCCATCAATAAAAGTGAAGATGAGAAGTGACATTGTCTTTCAGACATTGTCCAGACAATGTCTGAAACATTCCATTAAACCTTATCTTCTGATTTTATCTAGCTCGCCTCATCATGGTAATAGAGATCTCAttagaaaacattgtttttagggcatctgggtagctcagttggtttaggcgtccaactcatgatttcagctcaggtcatgatctcattggtgGTGGGTTTAAGCTGGcatggggctctgtactcagcagggaatctcctggagattctttctctctccctgtgcccctccccctactcatgagTGTGCATggacatgcattctctctctctctctctctctctctctcaaataaataaataaatcattaaaaaaagtgtatagcaggaaaaaaaaagtcgcTCAATTTCTGTGAATGGGTAAAtgctataagaaaaaaacatatcacacagagagcagaatgaaaagtcagaatttaataaaaaaaagtgcaTGGTGAAGACACTAAAATTATGCTAAACTGAAacgaaaatacaaaagaaagtggCCCATGGAAACTAGCATCCTAAAACACTTTATATTATTTAACCAGCTACAGATGAACTGTTGACATGTTATATGTAATACATACCTGACTTTCGATTTGATCCAATGTTTTTAAATCCTGTACTTCATCTTCTAAATTAATACGATAATGTGATAACTCCGGTGAAGCCTGTGACATAGATTGCTTTTTTAGGGCATCAGCCAGTTCTTGTTGAAGTTCTCTCATAACTACCTAATAAGACCTCCTGTTACTGATTTTAGAAATCATCCtattattatgttaataatatataattctaatGTATGTACTTTATCACCACATACATCAACTCACCTTTTATTCCTAGAGTGTACACACTGCTGTTAAGTGAATTCAGTTAAAGACACAAAAAGTGTCATCCTCCTGCCTAGTCAGTATTATGTTACATAGATAATTATTTCAGCCCCACTCTCCATTCCTTGTTGATGAATTTGCAAAGCTTCCTAGCCAGCTGAAGTCTCAAAAAGATATGGGTATTATATAGGTGAGGCTAGCAGTGGTAAATCCTACAttaatgaaatgttttctctcttttttattagagGCTAAAATTAACTTCCGAGTTCTTCACATACTCAATCCTCTGCTCAAATCCTTCCAATAGGTTACTATCTCAGAACAAAAGTGAAGTCATACTAATGGCCCTCAAGCCCCCTACATaacctggcctctgcctccctcctggcctcagctCCTAGAGCtccctcccctgttcatgctcactcCACTCCTGCTATACAAGAATCCTGCCATCCCTCCCTCAGTAGCCTGAAAATAGAGATCCagtgtcaaattaataaatcacaaagatacaattctattggaaaattttaagccCAAATGGTAGTTACTTGAGTTTTGAAAtgagcaaattatttgaaaaatgcttaAATTATAAACCGTAGTGGGAAGATGAAATCAAATACAGCTTTGCTAAGTCACCAGTTATCCCAAATTATGATTTAGTGAAAAGTAGATgccttcaaagagttaaaaggtCACAAGAATAAATGATTTGAgactaaacatttaaatttacataaataaaaataaaagtatgctaACTGAAAATGCTTAAAAAGGTATCAAAAAAAAGTACTGAGATACAGCACCTACACTTCAGTTCATGTGACAAATCTGGAGTTAGTTGTCAAGTTAATCCACTTATTTGAACCTCAAGGTCAAAACACTCAGGTATGAGCGTTTCCACTTATCTGTTCATAATGGTATTAAAACGTGATGAcaagaattaaaactattttagtagtactaacaataaattattaatatcagaCTCCTTTCTTTAACAATGTATAACTTAACCTCTTGAGGTTTCTCCTAGATGACgcacatttttattcaaattaaagcACCTTTCAggtctaatttttatttgctgGATACAAGTTATGCTGACTCACAggtctatatttttttatattcatctaGATTCAAAACTGACCCATAAtcattcaggtcgtgatctcagggtaatgaagtggagctctgcactgggcatagagcccactttggattctctctccctctccatctgccccactCCCATTTAAGTGCAGGTGCActatttctctccaaaaaaaaaaaaaaaaatagtactaataAGCCATAACCAAAcattactttgaattttctaaCAGGAAGCTTgacaaatatttgtctttctgattacttacttctctttcttctttctccttttcatacGTAAATACTCTTTCCATTAAATGTTTACATTCATTGATTAActccttatttctttcttgcAGTAAAAGACTTCGTTTTTCACTTTCGGCTTGAAGACTTCTTACAATAAGGTGAACCTGGTCTTCCAGATCAATTCTAGTCTTTTCTTTACACTCCACTCTGCTGTAGGCATCATCTAGTTGCTCTCGGAGCAACATATTTTCACTTTGTAGTTGAGATAATTTGCCTTCTAAGGATTCGTGCTTTCCAATGTATTCATTCACTTTGCCTTGTTCGTTTTGATATTTCTGCTCAATTTCCTTCTTCTGACCCtctgtttgttttgggtttctttgtACATGTTCTAAAGCCAAAGTCTTTTCTCTGAGAGCATCTCTTGTGTACTGGAGCTCACTTTCTAGGGCGTTGAGTTTACTTTCGGCTTCAGAAAGTTGCTGAGAAAGCacctcattgttttcttttaggttAGACATCTCAAAGTTCATTTTGGCCTGTAAATGACACCACTCATCTTTTGCTCTCTGAAATGCAAGTTCTAGGTCTCTTTTTGATGCCTGACTTTGATCGTGATCCTGTA belongs to Vulpes vulpes isolate BD-2025 unplaced genomic scaffold, VulVul3 u000000716, whole genome shotgun sequence and includes:
- the LOC140597301 gene encoding ankyrin repeat domain-containing protein 26-like is translated as MGTRTLQFKVSPPHEKEKGLLHENRTLQDEIATLRLEIDTIRNQKQEKEKRYHEDTEIKKEKNDSLQNSIKLNEDEKLNRERLEAKLQSYQARLATAIQDHDQSQASKRDLELAFQRAKDEWCHLQAKMNFEMSNLKENNEVLSQQLSEAESKLNALESELQYTRDALREKTLALEHVQRNPKQTEGQKKEIEQKYQNEQGKVNEYIGKHESLEGKLSQLQSENMLLREQLDDAYSRVECKEKTRIDLEDQVHLIVRSLQAESEKRSLLLQERNKELINECKHLMERVFTYEKEKEEREASPELSHYRINLEDEVQDLKTLDQIESQCGDEKVNLKKCMELKQPLQFRLDQEVKKNEELQKENTGLKNLLNMARRMLLSKYENGELPFYGDLKTSQTDVDIQINMLKQK